ACCTATTAATTTAACTATTTTTTGAATTATACTTGACATTATTACCTCAACAAATTACTAAATTATTTAATTATTATTTGCTAACTTTTCACTCTACTTGCTGCTACTATTTGGCCTATTGCAATTGAACCATCATTGCTAGGAAGTTTTTGTTGCCAATAAACAGAAAATCCTGCTTGTACTAGTGCTAAAACACTTTTTTCTAATAAATACCTATTTTGAAAGCATCCACCAGATAAAACAACCTGTTTTTCTCCTACTAGCTTTGCTATTTCTACCAACATATTAACTAAAGCATTATGAAATTTTGCTGATATTAATTTTATATCAATTAAATTACTTAAATCTGATAAAATATTAGCTATAAATTCTTTCCAGTCAATAATTATAGGAGATTGCTTTTTACAAATTATAAATTTATAGCTTTCTTTAGTATCTACTTTAGAAGCTAGATTTTCCATTTTTATTGCGGCTTGTGCTTCAAAACTACATTTTTGCTCAATTGCCAAGATTGAAGCAACCCCATCAAACAACCGCCCAACGCTAGAGGTTAAAGGAGCGTTTATTTTATTTTTTAGCATTTGTTTTAATATTTTTAGCTCTTGTTCTGTAAAACTTTGAATACAAGTAAGTTGACTGTTAAAAATTTCTTCACCTAAAACTTCATAAAGTAAGGCTAAAGCTACTCGTCTAGGTTCTTTAATAGCTTTTTCACTTCCAATTAAAGGAAATTGTTTTAAGTGAGCAAACCTAGAAAACTTATTTGAAGTAATTTGTAAAAATTCCCCTCCCCAAATTGTGCCATCAGTACCATAGCCAGATCCGTCCCAAACAACAGCAAAAACATTGCCTGTAAGTTGGTTTTCTGCCATACAAGCAAGCGCGTGTGCATAATGATGTTGAACAGCTAAAGAATTTAAACTCTGACTTTGTACATACTTAGTTGATAAATATTCTGGATGTAAATCATGCACAATATTTGATATTTTATTGTCATATACCTTATTTATTTTTGTGATAGTTTGCTTAAAATTAGCAAAAGCTTTTTTATTATGTAGATCTCCTAAATGTTGGCTTAAATAAATACCGTTTTCTAAAGAAAATGCTACAGTGTTTTTAAGTTGCGCTCCTAGGGCTAAAATCCCGCTAGAGCAATTTGTAAATTCAGTAATTAAGCTAGAATAACCTCTAGCACGACGCAGCAACATTTCTTTACCTAAAACTACCTGTACAATCGAATCATCAATTGCTTGAACAATTGCCCGATTATGTACTAAAAAGCCATCAGCAATACTTCCTAAGTAGCTAATAGCTTCTTTTTCATCAATACAAATAGGCTCATCAGATATATTTCCACTTGTTGCAACTACAGGTGCTTCTAATAAATACATCAGCAAATGCTGTAAAGGATTATTAGCTAGCATTATACCTAGATAATTACTATTAGGTGCAACATTATCAGCAATATTTATTCCATCAAGTTGTTTTAATAAAACTATTGGTGCAATGGCTGAGGTAAGAGAATTACTTTCTACGTCTGATAACCAACAATGTTTTTTTACTAAATCTAAAGAAGGATAAAGTAGGGCAAAGGGTTTTTCTTCTCGGTTTTTGCGTTGGCGAAGTTTAGCAATAGCTTCTTTATTTGAAGCATCAACAATTAATAAAAATCCTCCTGTTGATTTAATGGCAATTATTTTTCCTTCTTTTATTAATGTAACTGCTAGGGTTATAGCCTCTATTTTAGTAGCTAGGAGATTATTACTGTCGTAGAAAGCTAACTGTGGGCCGCAAGTATGACAAGCATTAGGTTGAGCATGAAAACGCCGATTTGATGGGTCAGAATATTCTTTTTCACATTCCTGACACATTAGAAAATCTTTCATTGTTGTATTGCTGCGGTCATAGGGAAGATTTTCTATAATGCTAAAACGTGGGCCACAATTAACACAATTTGTAAAAGGGTAAAAATAGCGACGGTTATTAATATCAAATATTTCTGCTAAACATTCCTGACAAGTTGCTAAATCAGGCAAAATAGCACTTTCTTTTATTCCAGCTAAATTGCTTTGGGCAATTAGAAAATTTTCTTCTGTTTTCAAGGGTAAAGCGTGTTTTTCTATAGAGCTAATTTCTGAATTAGGGGGAGAGTCTTGTTCTAAGAGGGTAAAGAATTTTTCTAAATCTATTTCCTTTCCTTGAATTTCAATTAACACACCTTGTAAAGAATTGCTTACCCAACCTGTTAGACTAAGTTGCTGTGCTAGTCGATAGACAAAAGGGCGAAAGCCTACGCCTTGAACACGTCCTCTTATAGTTAAAGCAAATCTTTTTTCTAAATTATTCACCTGAATATAATTAAAGCTCCAAATGCAAGTTATACACTTGGAGCTTTTTATAAAAACTAAAAAATCTAGACAGCTATAGCAGCACCAATAGCTTCATCAAATATACGTAAGGCTGTGTCTATGTCTTGTTCATCAACAATTAATGGTGGTGAGAATCTAATAGTATTTTCACCTGCGCCTTGTAAAATTAATCCCCGATGAAAAGCTTCAACTTCAATACGATCTCTTAATTTAGCATCAGGTTTATTGCTTACTCGGTCTGTAACAAACTCCACACCAACCATTAACCCTAGACCACGTACATCAAAAATTACACTTGAATATTTTGCAGCAATTGGTTGTAGACCTTCTAAGAGTCTTTCACCCATTTTGCGAGAGTTTTCAATTAATTGACCTTCTAACATTTCAAATGTTTTTAGTGATGCAGCAATAGCAACAGGATTACCACCAAAAGTTGATGCATGTGCGCCGGGATGCCAATTCATTACCTTTTCACTAGCAACTGTAGCTGAAAGCGGGAGTCCAGAAGCAATTCCTTTAGCTAAACAAATAATATCAGGAACAATTCCAGAATGTTCACAAGCATACATTTTGCCAGTGCGTCCCATTCCTGCTTGTACTTCATCGGCGATTAGCAAAATACCATGACGGTCACAAATTGCGCGTAACTCGTGTAAAAATTTTGCTGGCGGTACAACATAACCACCTTCACCTTGAACAGGTTCAACAATAATTGCTGCAACTTCATCTGGCGGAACAGTTGTCTTAAATAAACGATCTTCAATTACTTTTGCACATTCTACAGCACAATTTTCAACATCTTTACCATAAGGACAGCGTTTACAATTGGCATAAGGAATATGTGTAACATCTAAAGCTTGACGACCAAATCCTTGTCGTTGTGTACTGCGAGAAGCGGTTACGGATAACGCGCCTAATGTGCGACCATGAAAGCTATTAAAAAATGCAACATATTTGTGACGACGACGAGAATATGCTGCTAATTTTAGGGCTGTTTCTACGGCTTCAGCACCAGAATTGCCAAAATGTACTCGCTTAGGATAATCTCCAGGTGTAGTTTCTTCTAGTTTTTTTCCTAATTCTGTAATGCTATCGAAGTAATAATCGGTGCTAGAAATATGAACAAAATCTGCTGCTTGCTCTGCCATTACTTTAACAATTTCTGGATGAGCATGTCCGGTTGCTAGTACGGCTACGCCAGCATTAAAGTCTAAAAACATATTTCCATCAACATCTTCAATTACTGCACCTCGCCCACGTTTAATAACTAATGGATAAGTACGAGTATAACTTGGGGAAATGTAACGAGCGTCTTTTTCTACAATTTCTTTGGCCTTGGGCCCGGGTAATTCAGTTTTAATTAATGGTGCGCGAAATTCTTTTGCTACACTAGTCATAAATAAATTTTCTCCTTACCTTCTTTAACTAGAAGGCTAAATAGAATAATGGTTAGTAGTCCTCTGCCTAGCAGCAAAATCTTTGTGCTAAAGACACACTAGGTTAAAAGACTTAAGATTTTTCAAGAAGATTTAGAGGTAGATTTATTTAAGGTTAGTCTGCAAAAAGGTCAGCCCGCATTTTTGCGGGAATAAAACAGGAAGTTAATTCAATTTGTGAAAATAATAGGTTTTTTAGCATATAGATTTTAAGAATTTTGTGTTGAGATGCTGTTATTATGCCTTAAAAAGCTTGTATCTGCAAAGCGAAAGACTACTATTTTTTATAATGTTCTGCAAATCAACTTATTGACAATTTTGCTTATTTTCCATATCTTTCCCCTTAGAATATTTTTCTTTTCGCAAAACACCTTTAAGATAAATTCTTATGTTAATTAGAAAATTACAAATTAAAGATATTAAAAATTATACTGAACACGAATTTGATTTTAGCAATGGAATAATAGCTATTTGCGGGCCAAATGGATCAGGTAAAACAACCATTATTGAATCAATTGCTTGGGCATTATTTGACCATTTAGACTATAAAAAAGAAGATTTTGTCCGTAGGGGTGCGCGTAAAGGAAGTGTGAATGTTTTTTTTGTTTCTAATATAGATGGTCGGGAATATGGTGTTTCTCGTGATAGCACAGGCTCTTATTATGTTTATGATCCTGAACTAAATATTCGTCTAGCCCAACAAAAACAGGAAGTAACAAAATGGCTTTGCCAACAACATGGTGTAGAAGATGGAACAGACCTTTCTAACCTATTTCGGACTACAATAGGAGTTCCTCAAGGCTCTTTTACCTATGATTTCTTGCAACCTCCATCTAAGCGTAAGCCAGTTTTTGACAAAATCTTAAAAGTAGAAGATTACATCCATGCAGCAGACAAATTTAAGGACTTATCGCGCTTAATTGAGGGAAAAATTTCTGCCATTCGTGAGAAAATTGCTAGTGATGAAGGACAGTTAAAACACTTTGAGGAAATAGAATCTAACTATCAAATGGCTATAGATAAATTAGCTTCACTTAAATATTTGTATGATGATGCTAAATTAAATAAACAAATTACAGAAATTCGACTTTCTCAGCTAGAAACTCTAAAAACAAATATTGATAAAATTAATCAGCAAATCCATCAACTTAAACTTAGCAATATTGAAAATGAAACCAAAGGGAAAAATTTAATAGCAGAAATTCAGCGAGCTAAACAAGCATCAGAGCTAGTTAACAAAGCTAAAATAGGTTATGAAAAGTTTTTATTAGCATCAGAAAAGCTAAAGGTATTAGAAAAATCTCGCACTACACGTGATCAATTAAGAAATAGCTATAGCAGCACTGAACAACAAATTAGCAGGCTTGAAAGTGATATTGAACATACTCAACAAGAATTAAAACAAATTGAAAAAGCCCATCAAGAACTTACTAATTTAACAACAAAAGTCCAGGAACAAGAAGAGCTTGAAAAACAATTACAAGACTTACAAAAAAAGGTTGGGGAAAAAGAACAGGTAGAAAG
The sequence above is drawn from the Blastocatellia bacterium genome and encodes:
- a CDS encoding SMC family ATPase, with the translated sequence MLIRKLQIKDIKNYTEHEFDFSNGIIAICGPNGSGKTTIIESIAWALFDHLDYKKEDFVRRGARKGSVNVFFVSNIDGREYGVSRDSTGSYYVYDPELNIRLAQQKQEVTKWLCQQHGVEDGTDLSNLFRTTIGVPQGSFTYDFLQPPSKRKPVFDKILKVEDYIHAADKFKDLSRLIEGKISAIREKIASDEGQLKHFEEIESNYQMAIDKLASLKYLYDDAKLNKQITEIRLSQLETLKTNIDKINQQIHQLKLSNIENETKGKNLIAEIQRAKQASELVNKAKIGYEKFLLASEKLKVLEKSRTTRDQLRNSYSSTEQQISRLESDIEHTQQELKQIEKAHQELTNLTTKVQEQEELEKQLQDLQKKVGEKEQVERNISNLGRDLDDLRQKYSEVSRSIEDSEKHKNDDKLVTKLELEKSEIDQRLANYNLTLTELKHKEEQLNNIINTYQNLDLQIKRNFYKNRRLTKGNFYRLAFCYRIRRKAKRFNTKNSRAKSNNPT
- a CDS encoding acetyl ornithine aminotransferase family protein, with protein sequence MTSVAKEFRAPLIKTELPGPKAKEIVEKDARYISPSYTRTYPLVIKRGRGAVIEDVDGNMFLDFNAGVAVLATGHAHPEIVKVMAEQAADFVHISSTDYYFDSITELGKKLEETTPGDYPKRVHFGNSGAEAVETALKLAAYSRRRHKYVAFFNSFHGRTLGALSVTASRSTQRQGFGRQALDVTHIPYANCKRCPYGKDVENCAVECAKVIEDRLFKTTVPPDEVAAIIVEPVQGEGGYVVPPAKFLHELRAICDRHGILLIADEVQAGMGRTGKMYACEHSGIVPDIICLAKGIASGLPLSATVASEKVMNWHPGAHASTFGGNPVAIAASLKTFEMLEGQLIENSRKMGERLLEGLQPIAAKYSSVIFDVRGLGLMVGVEFVTDRVSNKPDAKLRDRIEVEAFHRGLILQGAGENTIRFSPPLIVDEQDIDTALRIFDEAIGAAIAV
- the hypF gene encoding carbamoyltransferase HypF; the protein is MNNLEKRFALTIRGRVQGVGFRPFVYRLAQQLSLTGWVSNSLQGVLIEIQGKEIDLEKFFTLLEQDSPPNSEISSIEKHALPLKTEENFLIAQSNLAGIKESAILPDLATCQECLAEIFDINNRRYFYPFTNCVNCGPRFSIIENLPYDRSNTTMKDFLMCQECEKEYSDPSNRRFHAQPNACHTCGPQLAFYDSNNLLATKIEAITLAVTLIKEGKIIAIKSTGGFLLIVDASNKEAIAKLRQRKNREEKPFALLYPSLDLVKKHCWLSDVESNSLTSAIAPIVLLKQLDGINIADNVAPNSNYLGIMLANNPLQHLLMYLLEAPVVATSGNISDEPICIDEKEAISYLGSIADGFLVHNRAIVQAIDDSIVQVVLGKEMLLRRARGYSSLITEFTNCSSGILALGAQLKNTVAFSLENGIYLSQHLGDLHNKKAFANFKQTITKINKVYDNKISNIVHDLHPEYLSTKYVQSQSLNSLAVQHHYAHALACMAENQLTGNVFAVVWDGSGYGTDGTIWGGEFLQITSNKFSRFAHLKQFPLIGSEKAIKEPRRVALALLYEVLGEEIFNSQLTCIQSFTEQELKILKQMLKNKINAPLTSSVGRLFDGVASILAIEQKCSFEAQAAIKMENLASKVDTKESYKFIICKKQSPIIIDWKEFIANILSDLSNLIDIKLISAKFHNALVNMLVEIAKLVGEKQVVLSGGCFQNRYLLEKSVLALVQAGFSVYWQQKLPSNDGSIAIGQIVAASRVKS